In Prunus dulcis chromosome 2, ALMONDv2, whole genome shotgun sequence, a single genomic region encodes these proteins:
- the LOC117618162 gene encoding uncharacterized protein LOC117618162, with protein MNKGKEKKEAEEEEEEEVDYDKEVVSLILILLCITFLFANSSSTLHLKLFEHCVNLDTLSSYSWARAVSAYMNESLTTKAIAKAKKGGEASIGAVSGCTILILFLLCERTNIIQPILGKEKETPAILKWSLVELHTRFNQIKDLNDIEGIFKTPKKQKTTREEEDNVEKGILKTYKKRKTTGEEGDPLDKKEDDEGQKGEAEEAGKEPLAIQDLLVKSMTDQINYRQQEDPSFVCPEKLQLGKDEKNEDSEKKMKDLWDIFIQAEKRSKELEVELATYIEKLDNEECNRERKRLQASCYVYEKNKKKKKEAKKDDEELPQFKLISSEELTQEASQPDATNPIPDPLKGTSLHDSIPVGLEQSSDEDEGQKKPTKKKLGWGQRKVWQKIPKADRERIEKHYLSTQPRDIFWAGLNSEKVTNHDLKDIVWDLELSQNVIEAYIQIEEDKIDPMQTGSPQYMSTWTWAYMQSFEEPIWHRALYEHLLEKLGKCSVLFFPIISKEEFHFTLLTFHKKERKWRHYNPLRSLGHRKEERCIDIARNFVSGMKLS; from the exons atgaacaaaggaaaagaaaagaaagaagctgaagaagaagaagaagaagaagtcgaTTACGACAAGGAGGTGGTCAGCCTAATCTTGATTCTGCTGTGCATAACATTCCTTTTTGCCAACTCTTCATCGACTTtgcatttgaaattatttgagcACTGTGTGAATCTAGACACACTTTCAAGCTATTCGTGGGCAAGAGCTGTTTCAGCCTACATGAATGAATCCTTGACCACAAAAGCAATAGCAAAAGCAAAGAAGGGAGGAGAAGCCTCTATAGGAGCTGTTTCGGGTTGCACTATCCTAATATTG TTTCTACTGTGTGAGAGGACAAACATCATACAACCAATCCTTGGCAAGGAGAAAGAAACTCCTGCCATTCTTAAATGGAGTCTTGTGGAACTCCACACAAGATTCAACCAAATAAAGGACTTGAATGACATCGAG GGTATTTTTAAAACtcctaaaaagcaaaaaactaCCAGGGAAGAGGAAGATAATGTTGAGAAG GGTATTttgaaaacatataaaaagagaaaaactacCGGAGAAGAGGGAGACCCTCTTGACAAG aaagaagatgatgagggACAAAAAGGAGAAGCAGAGGAAGCTGGAAAAGAACCTCTTGCAATTCAAGACCTCTTGGTGAAGTCTATGACAGACCAAATCAACTACCGCCAACAAGAAGATCCCAGCTTCGTTTGCCCGGAAAAATTACAGCTGGGGAaggatgaaaaaaatgaagacagtgagaagaaaatgaaggactTGTGGGATATCTTTATCCAAGCAGAAAAGAGGTCAAAGGAGCTGGAAGTGGAGTTGGCAACATACATAGAGAAATTAGATAATGAAGAATGT aacagagaaagaaagaggcttCAAGCTTCTTGCTATGTGTacgaaaaaaataagaaaaaaaaaaaggaggcaAAAAAGGATGATGAAGAACTACCACAATTCAAGCTTATCTCGTCCGAGGAG TTAACACAAGAGGCATCTCAGCCCGATGCCACAAATCCAATTCCTGATCCCCTAAAAGGAACGAGCCTTCATGATTCAATTCCTGTAGGTCTGGAACAATCaagtgatgaagatgaaggacaaaaaaagccaacaaagaaaaaacttggATGGGGTCAGAGGAAGGTGTGGCAGAAAATTCCAAAGGCGGATAGGgaaagaattgaaaaacaCTACTTAAGTACTCAACCTCG TGATATCTTTTGGGCAGGACTCAATAGTGAGAAAGTGACAAACCATGATCTCAAAGATATTGTATGGGACTTGGAACTGTCACAAAAC GTTATTGAGGCCTATATCCAAATAGAGGAGGATAAAATAGACCCCATGCAGACAGGGAGTCCACAGTACATGTCCACATGGACTTGG GCTTACATGCAAAGCTTCGAAGAGCCAATTTGGCACAGGGCCCTGTATGAACACTTACTTGAAAAACTCGGGAAATGCAGTGTTCTTTTCTTCCCGATTATTTCAAAAGAAGAGTTCCACTTCACACTTCTCACATTTCACAAAAAAGAACGAAAGTGGAGACACTACAATCCACTTAGATCGTTGGGacatagaaaagaagaaaggtgcATTGACATTGCCCGAAACTTTGTAAGTGGAATGAAACTGTCTTAA
- the LOC117619190 gene encoding disease resistance protein RUN1-like — MFYVKSLFRLMGSSPMPIDSGVESQLPSDPPPTTTQPVSSSPSSSSFANDSSWKYDVFLSFRGKDTRFNFTDHLYKALCDKGIYTFIDRELVRGEEISSAFVKSIEESRISLIVFSEDYASSRWCLDELVKILQCKKSKQQVVLPIFYKVDPSDVRNQKGKFGDAFEELIKRKFKNDKEKVLIWREAQVLIWREALTEAANLSGHTFKDGMYVYFYLYHFHV; from the coding sequence ATGTTCTATGTCAAATCTTTATTCAGGCTTATGGGGAGTTCCCCAATGCCAATTGATTCTGGGGTGGaatctcaacttccttcagATCCGCCCCCTACGACCACTCAACCagtctcttcttctccttcttcctcttctttcgcAAATGATTCATCATGGAAATATGATGTGTTCTTGAGTTTTAGAGGTAAGGATACACGCTTCAATTTTACAGATCATTTGTACAAGGCCTTGTGTGATAAGGGCATCTACACCTTCATTGATCGAGAGCTTGtaagaggagaagaaatatcGTCAGCCTTTGTCAAATCAATTGAAGAATCAAGAATTTCTCTCATTGTATTCTCTGAAGACTATGCATCTTCGAGGTGGTGCTTGGATGAACTTGTCAAGATCCTTCAATGTAAAAAATCAAAGCAACAAGTAGTTTTGCCCATTTTTTACAAGGTGGATCCGTCGGATGTGCGAAACCAAAAAGGTAAATTTGGTGACGCATTTGAAGAACTTATTAAAAGGAAATTCAagaatgacaaggagaaagtGCTCATATGGAGGGAAGCTCAAGTGCTCATATGGAGGGAAGCTCTTACAGAAGCAGCAAATTTGTCCGGACATACTTTCAAGGATGGAATGTACGTATATTTCTatctttatcattttcatgtttaa
- the LOC117618163 gene encoding TMV resistance protein N-like — protein sequence MIHNIRYEATFINDIVKGIVKGILSVPSWHVAAHPVGIESHVEDVERLLDVGGNGRRMVGIWGTSGIGKTTIAKAIWNAIAHEFEGSCFLPNVRENSMPHGGLIKLQKTLLHKYLGNKLKIQSVDEGIGVIKERLRHKKILLILDDVDHLEQLENLAGDDWFGEGSRVIITTKNRGLLENHGIELIYKVKKLDYNQALELFSWFSSS from the exons ATGATACATAACATTAG GTATGAAGCTACATTTATCAACGACATCGTTAAGGGAATCGTTAAGGGAATCTTAAGCGTCCCATCTTGGCATGTGGCTGCACACCCAGTTGGAATTGAATCTCATGTAGAAGATGTGGAAAGGCTTTTAGATGTTGGTGGGAATGGTCGTCGCATGGTTGGGATATGGGGGACATCTGGAATAGGCAAGACAACAATTGCAAAAGCTATATGGAATGCAATTGCCCATGAGTTTGAAGGAAGTTGTTTCTTGCCAAATGTCAGGGAAAATTCAATGCCACATGGAGGCTTAATCAAGCTACAGAAGACTCTTCTTCATAAGTATCTAGGCAACAAGTTGAAAATTCAGAGTGTTGATGAAGGAATCGGTGTTATAAAAGAACGGCTGAGGCATAAAAAGATTCTATTAATTCTTGACGATGTGGACCACTTGGAGCAGTTAGAAAACTTGGCTGGAGATGATTGGTTTGGTGAGGGTAGTAGAGTAATCATTACTACAAAAAATAGGGGATTGCTAGAAAATCATGGGATTGAGTTGATATACAAGGTGAAGAAGTTAGATTACAACCAAGCTCTTGAGCTTTTCAGTTG GTTCTCATCTTCGTAA